The stretch of DNA TGCCGATGGCGAGTCTTCGGGCCTGATCACGGGCCTGTCCAGTGATCGCGATGGCACCGTCTGGGTCAGCACCGAAAACGGCATCTATTACAGTTCGCTGTTCAATACCAGCCCCGAGAGTTTCAGCCGGATCCAGTTCGTGCCCGGCCTGATTTCCGAGACCGCTTCGACAATCACCACGGATGTGCGCGGCCGGGTCTGGATCGCCTCGGATCGGGGACTGAACATCTACGACCCACTGGCCATCGCCTTCTCGGAGCCGGAGTGGGTCAATGAGTTCAATCGCCTGATCTCGGGCCAGCAGGGTCTGAGCATCAACCGGGTGCTGGCCGATCCTGAAAGCGGCTGGCTGTATCTGGCCACCAACATGGGCCTGTTCCGCGCCAATACTCCCGTGCGCGATCACGGCGAGCAGCCCGCGGACGACACGGTCGTGTATCCCAACCCGTTCCATCCAGAGCGGGACGGACGCCTGTCGATTTCCTCACCCAGTCTGGCCAACGCGGGGGATACCAAGGTCTCGGTCTTCGATCTGGGCGGAAGGCTGATCCGCCGACTGACCCTGAGCCAGGCCGAAGAAGGCTGGGACGGGCGGGATCGCAACGGCGACCTGGTACCCACCGGAGTGTACATGGTGCTGGTGTCAACCTCCTCGGGCAGTGGCAGCGGCAAGGTGGCCGTGATCCGCGACTGAGTCTCCGGACGCAGCAGACACAATCTCCCCGGCAGCGCCGGGCCATTTCCCTGGAAGAGCATGCTGGACCGTCTGTCCATTCGCGATTTCGCCCTCATCGGTCAGCTGGAGCTTGAGTTTCCCGCCGGTTTCACCGCCATCACGGGTGAGACGGGTGCAGGCAAGTCCATGCTGCTGGCCGCCGTGGCCGCCTGCCTGGGCGAGCGCGTCTCGCGCGACGCATTGCGCGAAGGCACTCAGGGCGGCACGGGAAGTGGCGCGCGGGTGGCCTGTGTGTTCACCACGCCACAGGGTGAGTGTCGCGTCGAGCGCGACCTGCGTGACGACGGACGCAGTCGCTACCTGCTGAACGGAGAGGCGTCCAACCAGAAGCAGGTCAAGGCTTTGGCTCCCACCCTGCTGGACCTTCACAGCCAGCGCGACCAGACGCGCCTGCTGGATGCCGTGCAACACGCGGCCCTGCTGGATTCGCTGCCCGCGGTGGAACCGGTGCGCGCGCGGCACACCCACTGCTGGCAGGCCTGGGAGACGGCCCGGGACGCTCATGCGACACTGCTGCGCCAGCGCGAACGTGATCGCGAGCTGCGCGACCTGTGGACCTATCAGCTGGAAGAACTGGATACGCTTGCGGCCCGCCCGGGCGAGGATGTGGCCCTGGCCGAGGAGCAGAGCGCGCTCTCCCATGTGGAAGAAGTGAAACAGGGTGCCTGGCAGTCCGCCGACAGTCTGTGGGAGAACGAGGACAACATTCATGCGCGCCTGGCCGAGATCGTCACTCAATTGCGTCAGCTGGCCCGATGGGACAAGCGCCTGCAGCCCAGCATTGCCCAGCTGGATGAATGTCTGGTGCTGATCGAGGAGGCGGGGCGCAGCCTGGCGGATCATGCGGAAAGCGTGGAGCTGGACCCCGAGCGCCTCGCCGTGGTCCGCGAGCGTCTGGCCGTGATGGACAAACTGATACGCAAGTACGGGGGCAGCCTGGACGCCCTGCTGGCCGAACAGGAGCGCCTGTCACACAGGCTTTCGGAACAGGGTGATCCCGAGCAGCGCCTGCAGGAAGCCGAGCAGGCCCTGACCCGAGCGGGCCGTGACCTGGATGCAGCCGCCGCTGGCCTGAGCGAGGCACGGACCGCGGGAGCCGACTGGCTCTGCACGCGCATCAATCCCCTGCTGTTCGAGCTGGGCATCGAAGGCCGCGGTCTCAGCGTGGTCATGGAACCGGCTGCCGAACACGATCCGCTGGGCGCGGAGCGCCCGCGTTTTCTGGCCGCCACCAACCCGGACAGCCAACCGGCTCCCCTCGAGGAGATCGCCAGCGGGGGAGAACTTTCGCGCATCATGCTGGCCCTGCGCACCGTGCTCAGCGAGCACCACGAAGGGCACTGCCTGCTCTTCGACGAGATCGATACGGGCATCTCGGGTCGCGCCGCTCTGGCAGTGGCACGCCGGATCCGTGAACTGGCCACGCGCCATCAGGTGATCTGCATCACCCACCTGCCCCAGATCGCTGCCGCTGCCGAACACCACCTGGGTGTCGAAAAGGAGTGGGACGGCCAGCGCACGCGCATCACGGCCCGCTGGCTGGACGAGAACGGCCGCCTGGATCACATCGCCCAACTCCAGTCCGGCCACACCGGCCCCCCCGAACGCGCCGCCGCCCGCCGCCTCCGCGAGCAGTTGCAAACGACCTGACATCCTTGCTCTGCAACAACATGATTTCACGACGATGCCTTGCGACGTAGCTTCCAGCCGGGCCCGATGAAGCGCAGCGCAATCCGGGTAACTCACACTGAATTCTTCCGTAACAGGACCCCCCCTGCGGGCATTCGGATGCTGAATGCGTTGTTTGGGGTGACCCGGATTGCGCTGCGCTTATCCGGGCTACGATGTCTGGCAAGTTCAAGGATCTTGCAGCTGCCAATTCTTTCGTTGGCGGTGCGGGTGTCAGATGGTTACTTCGATCACACACGGCAAATCACCAGCAGTATCGAATGAACCACGCCAGGGTGTAGGGTTCAGCATTGGGGGCGCGACATGAATCGACGGCAGTTCTTCAAGGGGTTGGGCGTGGCGGGGGTGAGCAGCCTGTTGCCCTTGCCCGTGATGCGGACCGTGCTGGCCAAGTCGGGAGGGCGGGAGACCGATACCTGCTGGCTCACGCCGCAGGAGACCGCGGGGCCGTTCTACTTCAACGCCAACCTGATACGCGAAGACATTCGCACGGATGTGGACACGGGCGTATACCATGACGGATTGCCCCTGCGCATGAACATCAGCGTGGTGGACGAAGACTGCACTCCAATTCCCGATGTGATCGTGGATGTGTGGCATGCCGACAAGGACGGCCTCTACAGTGGGTACGTCCAGCAGGGCGGCAGCACCGTGGGACAGGACTTCATGCGTGGGATCCAGCTCACCGACTCGGCGGGCAACTGTTCCTTCATCACGAGTTATCCCGGCTGGTATCCCGGTCGGGCCAACCATGTGCATTTCAAGGTGCGCCTGGACAGCACGACCTACGTCACCTCGCAGTTCGCCTTTCCTGATGCGGTGAACGACGAAGTGCATGTGACACCCCTGTATGCCGCGCGAGGGGTGAATCCGACCACCAACAGCCTGGATTCCATCTTCCAGAGTCCCGAGCCCGAGCATGAACTGATGGACGTTGTCAGTGACGGAGATGGCGGGTATACGGGAAGCTACACCATCGGCATCGCGGGGGCCACAGCCGTGCTCCGCGAGGCAGAATACACTCCGGACCGCTTCTGGCTGAAGCCCAACTACCCCAACCCCTTCAACCCCTCGACCACCCTGGTCTTCAACTTGCCCACCTCCAGCACCGTGCGTCTGGTCGTGTTCGACCTGGCGGGCCGCGAGGTGGCACGACTGGCCGAAGGACAGCTGCCCGCTGGCGAGCACCGCCGCACCTTCGACGGCAGCGGCCTGCCCAGCGGCTTCTATTTCTGCAAGCTGGTCGCCGGCACCTTCAGCGACATGCAGGAAATGCTGCTGGTGAAATGATATGAGACGGTTTATGTCTCGACCTAGTCTGCCGACGTGGCTTCAGGCCGGGCCCGGCTGGAAGCTACGGTGGGAGGTTACGGCGGGGGGCGGAGTGGGGGGCGATTGAATCCCCGGGTCAATCAGTCGGGCCTGCATTTCTGGCTTTCCAAGTGCCTGACAAGTGCGATTATTGGCGCGTCCCCCAAGGATGTCTTTCGACCATGACGACCAACCCCCTGCCCGGGTCGGGTGAAATCCCGAAAGAATCCAGATTTCGATTCTATCCTGTGCCGACCGAGGCTGTCTGATGCCCCGGATCCTTCCTGGTTCGATCGTCCGTATACAGAATGGCCGGTTGCCAAGGTTCTGGAAACATCCGGAGGATGGATGAGCCCCCCCGTGCCCATGCCGATCACCTTTCAGCCCAACATCTATGGAAAAGTCCAGAACCTGCTGCCCGAAGGGGCGGGGCGTCGAGCCCTGGATGTGGGAGCCGGTCACGGCCACTTCAGCCACAAGCTGCAGGAACGCGGCTATCAGGTGGATGCATGTGATTTTCTGCCCGAACTCTTCCAATGCCCCACGATTCCTTTCCGCAGGGCCAACCTGAACGAGAGCCTGCCCTACGAGGACAATCAGTTCGACCTGGTGGTGAGCATCGAGGTGGTGGAGCACATCGAGAACCACTTCACCTTCATGAGCGAATTGCTGCGTGTGGCCAGGCCCGGGGCCGTGATCATCGTGACCACTCCCAATGTGCTCAGCCTGTCCTCGCGCTGGCATCACTTCCTCTACGGGTACTGCGACTGCGCGCCGGTGCCGCTGGATCCGGGCATGGAGGCGTACTTCATGCAGCACATCAACCCCATCAGCCTGCCCCAGTTGATCTTTCACGCGGAACGCTTCGGGGGCGAGGTGGTCGGCGTGGCCACCAACCGTTACCGCAAGGGCTCGCTGCTGTTCATGCCCATCCTCTATCCACTGCTGGCCCTTTCCCTGCGTCGCAAGCTGCTCGGTCGCAAATACCGGGAAAAGGAAGGCCTGCACCGTCGCCACCTGCGCTGGATGTGCACCCGGGCCAATCTGCTGGGACGTATCACGATCCTCCAGGTGCGCAAGCGCGACCTGAGCTGACGGATTCCTGTCGGCCTTCTGCCTCCATCTTGCCAGATTCACGCGTCGCAGGCTGCGCGCATTCCTGCGGCAGGCACTCGCTGCGAGCAAGGCAAAGAGGAGGTGGATCGTGCCCGAAAGACCCGATCCGCTGCGTCCACCCGCTGGACGCGCGGCCTGGCGGAACACACTGCACACCGTGATTTTCGGCCACGAGACCCGCGGAGGCAAAGCCTTCGACCTGGTGCTGATCGTGACCATCCTGCTCAGTGTGCTGGCGATGATGCTGGATTCCGTCAGTTCCATCCGCGAGAACTACGGGAGCCAGCTGCTCCTGCTGGAGTGGATCTTCACCGGATTGTTCACGCTGGAGTATCTGGTGCGGCTGGTCTGTGCCCCGCGCGCAGCAGGTTATGCCCGCAGTTTCTTCGGTCTGGTTGATCTCGCCTCGATTCTGCCCACCTACCTCAGTCTGGTGCTTCCGGGTACCCAGTATCTGCAGATCATCCGCATCCTGCGTGTGCTGAGAGTGTTTCGGGTCCTGAAGCTGGCCGAGTACATCGGGGAAGCGGATGTGCTGATGGTGGCCATCCGCAACAGCCGCCGCAAGCTTTCGATCTTCATCGCCACCGTCTTCACCATCGCGGTATTCCTGGGTGCCGCGATGTATGTGGTGGAAGGCAGCACCCACGGGTTCACCAGCATTCCCCAGTCGATCTACTGGACCATCGTCACCATCACCACCGTGGGTTATGGGGACATCGCCCCGCAGACTCCTCTGGGCCAGAGCCTGGCGTCGGTGATCATGTTGCTGGGCTATGCCATCGTGGCGGTTCCCACGGGCATTGTTACCGTGGAGCTGGGCCGGAGCCGGGCCGCAAGGCGTGCCTGCCCGGGCTGCTCCTCGAGCGATCACGAACAGGATGCCAGATATTGCAAACTGTGCGGCAGCCCACTTTGACCGTTCTCCGACACACTCTCCGGGTTGGCCGCTTCCGGCCATGAAACACCTGGGTCCAGTGGCCGGCGAAGACCATGGATTGACACACAAAGGGGGAATCGTGGCCGACCTGAACCAGAGCCTCGCGGAGAATCGCCGGATCCTGCGGGAGCTTCTGGACACCATCCGGGCCTGTGAGACGAACTGGAACCAGCCCGCAGCCCCGGGCAAGTGGTCGCCCGCCCAGATCACCGAGCATCTGGCGCGTTCACTTGAAGAATCGGCCCTTGTCGTGCGAGGTACGAAGAACAGCTTTCCGGTGTTGCCGTCCTTTCTGCGGCCGGTGATCCGTCTGTTCTTCCTTCGCATTCTGCGCAAGGAACGCCTGCCCCGCGCCCGCACCAGCCGGGCCTTCAATCCGGTCACCGGATCCGCCACGGCCGCAGCCGGAGCCGCAAGACTTGAAGCGGCCCTGCTGACTCTGGAGCAGGATTGCCGGACACGGGTGGCCGGTGGACTGCAGGTCCACAGCGGCATCTTCGGGACGGTGGGCGTGGGGGACTTCGCGCGATTCCAGGGGCTGCACATGCGGCACCACCATGCACAGTACACACGCATTCTGTAGCTCAAGCATGCGCACCCGTTCCGCTGCAGCAATCGACAAGGACCGGGAGGTGATTCCATGACAGGCACCCAGATCGGTTTTCTGCACCCGGGCGCAATGGGGGTCTCGCTGGCGGCCAGTGCCGCGGCCAGCGGTTGTGTGCCATGCTGGGTTTCCGAGGGACGCAGCCCCGCCACGCGCGAACGTGCCGACTCACACGGACTGCAGGAAGTCGCCAGCCTGCGGGAATTGTGTGAGCGCTGTTCCATCCTGGTCAGCATCTGCCCGCCGCACGCGGCCGATGCCGTGGCCCGCCAGGTACGTGAGATGGGCTATCGCGGCATCTATGCCGACTTCAATGCCATTTCGCCGGACCGCATGCGCGAGATCGGACGCCTGCAACACGAAGCCGGAATGAAGGCTGTGGATGGCGCGATCATTGGTCCTCCGGCCTGGCACCCCGATTCGACCACTTTATTCCTTGCCGGACCCATGGCGCAGGAGCTTGCCGAGTGCTTTGCGGCCGCCCCTCTGAGGACTCGCGTGATCGGAGACGGGATCGGTCGGGCCTCGGCGCTCAAGATGTGTTACGCGGCAGTGTCCAAGGGGCGGGCGGCGCTGAACTGCGCGGTGCTGGCCGCCGCTGAGTCGCTGGGCGTGCGCGGGGAACTGGAATCCTGCTGGGATGAGGATCAGGCGGGTTCCAGCGAGCGCATCCGGGAACAGGCACGCCGGGTCACCGCGAAAGCCTGGCGCTTTCAGGGGGAAATGGCCGAGATCGCGGCCACACTGTCCGCAGCGGGTGTGCCCGAGGGGTTCCATGAGGCCGCCGGCGAGATTTACGGCCGCATGGCGCCGTTCAAGGACGCTGCGAAGCTTCCGGAACTTGACAGCGTGCTGGCCGCCCTGCGGGGCCGTCAAGGCACGGATGTCCCCGGAGAATGATCGGGATCGGGTCGCGAGAACGGTCCTTCCAATCCCACGACCGTGCGCCTCGACTCGGCATTGGCAATCTGGATCGAAAACAGGACCTTTTTCGGCCACATTCCGGAACCTTGCCGCCCCGTCCGGAGTCTTGGGCTGATCCCCACCGGATATCTGTCGGGGCAACGAATCGAGCCGGGGCGCCCACAGGGACGGGGGAAAGATGAAGCGTTCGCGCATGGAAGCATTCAGCGATGGAGTGCTGGCCATCCTGATCACCATCATGGTGCTGGAACTGAAGGTTCCCCATGGAGATGGACTGGAAGCCCTGCTGCCGCTGGTGCCGGTTTTCCTGAGCTATGTGCTCAGCTTCATCTATCTGGGCATTTACTGGAACAACCACCACCACCTGCTGCACACGGTGGAGCAGGTGGACGCGCCGATTCTCTGGGCCAACCTGCACCTGCTGTTCTGGTTGTCGCTGGTGCCCTTCACCACGGGCTGGATGGGCGAAAACCATTTTGCGGCGGCCACGGTGGCGGTCTATGGGGTGGTTCTTCTGATGGCCGCCCTGTCGTATTTCGTGCTGCAGCTGGCGATCGTGCGCTCCCAGGGACCCGATTCGCTGCTCCGCAAGGCGATCGGCCAGGACTGGAAGGGCAAGGTCTCGATCGGGTTGTACTCCATCGCGATCATGCTGACCATGGTGCTGCCCGAACTGGCCACCGCCGTCTATGTCCTGGTCGCACTGATGTGGTTGCTGCCCGATCGCCGCATCGAGCGGGTGCTGATCACTGATTGATGCAGTCCGGGTCAACGGGATTCAGAACACGAGTGGGAGACTGACGATGATACCAGCGCGTGAAGCCCTGGAGCGCCTGCGAGAGGGAAACCTCCGGTTCGCGGAAGAGGATCACAGCCTTCATGAGAACTCGGGCAGCTCACGGCGCAACGAACTGACCTCCGGGCAGACACCGTTCGCGATCATTCTGGGCTGCTCGGACTCACGGGTGCCCGCCGAGATCGTCTTTGATCAGGGGCTGGGTGACCTGTTCGTGATTCGCGTCGCGGGCAACATCGTTGCACCCTCGCTGGTGGGCAGCATCGAATTCGCGGCCACCAAGTTCAACACCAGGCTGGTGGTGGTGCTGGGGCATACCCAGTGCGGCGCGATCGAGGCCACGCTCGAGGAACTGCAGCAGCCGATGAACGTGCAGTCGCGCAATCTGCGCTCGATCGTGGACCGCATTCGCCCTTCGGTGGAATCCCTGCTGGTGACCGACCTGCGCCACAACCCGGCCGCCCTGGTGCAGCAGGCCGTGCGTGCCAACATCCGGGTTTCCGTGTCCCAGTTGCGACACGGTTCCGAAGTGCTCGAGCAACTGATCCACAAGGAAGGACTGCAGATCGTCGGTGCCGAGTACTCCCTCGAAACCGGACGTGTCGAGTTCTTCGATGATCTCACGGATTCCTGAACCAACCCGATTCGCCGTCCCTTGAGGGGCCGGCAAGCCGAAAGGACCTGATGGCCCATGACGACTCGCCCAACCCTTGACCGTGTGAGCCAGGCACTGCAGGATTTTCTGCGACTGGAGGCATCCGGAGGACTGCTGCTGATGCTGGCCACCGTGCTGGCCATGAGCGTGGCCAATTCTCCCCTGGCCGCCCATTATCTCTCCCTGCTGGACATGCCCGTCCAGATGCGCATTGGAGCGCTGGACCTGCACAAGCCCCTCATTCTCTGGATCAATGATGGCCTGATGGCCGTGTTCTTCCTGTTGGTGGGCATGGAGCTGAAGCGGGAAATCGTGGAGGGCCATCTTTCCAGCCTGCGCCAGGCCAGCCTTCCCGCTTTTGCGGCGATCGGCGGCATGGTCGCGCCCGCACTGTTCTATCTGGTGTTCAACCGGGGTGACGCCATTGCCACCCGGGGCTGGGCGGTACCCACCGCCACGGACATCGCCTTCGCGCTGGGTGTGCTCACCCTGCTCGGACCACGCGTGCCAGCCGCATTGAAGGCCTTCCTGTTGAGCATCGCCATCTTCGATGATCTGGGAGCGATCATCGTGATCGCACTGTTCTACACGGCGGAACTCTCGATGGGATCCCTGGCCATCGCCGGGGCGATGATCGGCGGACTGGCCCTGCTCAACCGGGCGGGTGTCACACGTCCCGTGTTCTACATTCTGCTGGGAATTCCCCTCTGGGTGGCCGTGCTCAAGTCGGGCGTGCATGCCACCCTGGCCGGAGTGGTGCTGGCGATGTTCATTCCTCTGGGAACGACCGGCAACAAGCACGGCAGCAATGCCGGACATAGCCCGCTCAAGGACCTGGAGCATGCGCTGCATCCCTGGGTGGCGTTCGGTGTACTGCCGATCTTCGCCTTCGCCAACGCGGGCGTGCCGCTGGGCGGATTCACTCTGGCTGACACACTGCATCCGGTTCCGCTGGGCATCGTCTCCGGGCTGTTCCTGGGCAAGCAGGTGGGTGTGATGCTGGCCTGCTGGATCGCCGTGAAACTGGGACTGGCCGCCCGCCCCGACGGTATCGGCTGGGGACCTCTGTACGGAGCGGCCCTGCTCTGCGGCATCGGGTTCACCATGAGTCTCTTCATCGCCTCGTTGGCCTTCGAGCAAGGCGGCATGGACTGGCAGGGACTCGAGCGCCTGGGAATCCTGGTGGGATCGTTGATCTCCGGTGTGGCTGGTTACTTCGTGCTGCGCGCCAGCCTCAAGGAGAGCGCGCCAGCCTGAAGCCGCATGCCGTGACCCCTGCCCTGTGACACAGAACGTCCGGGTGCACGGGCTTGAGCCCTGACATGGTCAATGGTATCATGGCGCCCCGGGAACCAATGCCCGGGGCGCCATCAGCATTCGCAAGGCCGGTCCTGTCCAGTGCTGGCCGCTTCCATGGAAATCCGTCGCCCGCAGCTTTTCTCAATCAACCTGCCGACCCGCGCGCGGGTCCAACCGGATGGGATCGTGATGGAAAACACCAGTGCCAGCAGTGGTCTGCTCTCGACCATCGGCAGTTCGATGCGCGCTCTGATGCAGCAGTTGTTCTCGCTGAAACCGGACACGGATTACGATGGAACCCTGCAAAGGGTGCGCGCCGACATCGATTTCCGGGGTGGCAACATCTGGGCCCTGGTCTTCGCGATCCTGATCGCTTCGGTTGGCCTGAATGTCAACTCCACCGCGGTGGTGATCGGCGCCATGTTGATCTCGCCGCTGATGGGACCCATCGTGGGCACGGGCTTTGGCCTGGCCACCAACGATTTTCCCCTCCTGCGCCGCAGCGCGCGCAATCTGCTGCTGGCCACGGGCGTGGCGCTGGTGGCTTCCACGCTCTACTTCCTGATCTCGCCGCTTGAGGATGCCCAGTCCGAATTGCTGGCGCGCACACGCCCCACGCTCTATGATGTGATGATCGCGCTCTTCGGTGGCGGAGCGGGCGTGGTGGCCGTGACACGCAAGGCGATGAAGGGCAATGTGGTGCCCGGCGTGGCGATCGCCACCGCCCTGATGCCCCCGCTCTGCACGGCGGGCTACGGACTGGCCCAGGGCAATCTCTGGTTCTTCCTGGGGGCGATGCATCTCTTTCTGATCAACGCGCTCTTCATCTGTCTGGCCACCCTGGGCTTCGTGAGACTGATGTACTTCGAGCGGGTGGCCGAGCTGGACAAGGAGCATGTCACTCGTGCACGATTCCTGATCGTGCTGATGACCTTCGCCATTGCCGTGCCCAGCGCGTTCACGGGTTGGCGTGTGATCCAGGAAGCCCGCTTCCAGCAGGTGGCCAGGCGCTACATCAGCGAGAATCTGGCGTTCAATGATCGGGCCATTCTCAATGTGGACCTGAAGTATTCGCGCAATGGTTCCACCATCACGGCCACCCTGCTGGGCCAACCGCTGCCGCCCGAGGTGAAGACCATGCTCGAGGAACGCCTGCGGACCTACGGACTGGAAGGCACCCAGCTGGTACTGAATCAGCCCGTGGACGGCCAGGCCAACGTGGAGCAGTTGAGCCAGATGGTGCGTCAGGGCATTCTCGAGGATCTGTACCAACGCAACGATGCGGCCCTGAGTGCGCGCGAGGAGCAGATACGCGTGCTGGAAGACGAAGTGGTGCGTCTGCGCTCGACCCAGTTTCCGGTGGGCGAACTGAGCAAGGAGCTGGCGGCGCTCTATCCCGACCTGGTCTCGATCGGGGTGGGGCATGAAAAGAAGGTGCACGACGTCGTTCCCGACTCGCTGCTCTCGCTGGTGGTGATGGCCCAATGGACGAAGATGCCCGGGCGCGAGGAACAGAACCGCCTGCGCGACTTCCTGATGCTGCGGCTGAAGGTGGACGGCCTGAGCCTGTTCAATTCGAAGGTGGACTGAGCCGAAAGGAGCGATATCGTGCGACAGCCTGAGGGGTTTGCCACGGTCACCCCGTACTTCTTCGTGAACGATGCGGAATCCTTTGTGGCATTTCTTGTGAATGGCCTGGGTGGAAAGGAAGTCCTGCGCTCCCTGCGTCCCGATGGACACATCGCCAATGCGCAGGTGAGCCTGGGCAATGCGACCGTCATGGTCAGCGAAGCCAGCGCGGACTACCCTGCGATGGCCTCCGCCTTCTATCTGTACGTGGAGGATGCGCACGCGTCAATGGCCCGGGCCCTGCAGGCCGGAGCCACCCTGGAGATGGCCGTGGGTGACATGTCCTACGGCGACCGGCAGGGCGGCGTGCGCGATGGGCATGGCAACATCTGGTGGATTTCGCAGCGTCTGGTTGATGAACCGTATCGCGTCTGAGGCACTTGCGGAAAACCCGGGACCCGATGTCCCGATCAAGCGTGCCCGGTCTCCGTACCTGGCAGAAAGCACATCATGTCGAACCGCGTCCGTCTGTGGTCGTGGGGAATCCTGATCATCGCCTGTGTGCCGATGTTGGGAATCGTTGACTGGCTCACCGGGTACGAATTCAACTTCTTCGTGTTCTATTTCCTGCCGGTCTCGCTGGCGGCCTGGATCTTCGGCTGGGCCGGTTCGGTGGGCATCGCCGTGTTGTGCGCCCTGGTCTGGTTCGGCGCGGACCTGAGTTCGGGGCATGTGTTCCAGAATACCGCGCTTGCGGTCTGGAACACGATGAT from Candidatus Delongbacteria bacterium encodes:
- the nhaA gene encoding Na+/H+ antiporter NhaA — translated: MTTRPTLDRVSQALQDFLRLEASGGLLLMLATVLAMSVANSPLAAHYLSLLDMPVQMRIGALDLHKPLILWINDGLMAVFFLLVGMELKREIVEGHLSSLRQASLPAFAAIGGMVAPALFYLVFNRGDAIATRGWAVPTATDIAFALGVLTLLGPRVPAALKAFLLSIAIFDDLGAIIVIALFYTAELSMGSLAIAGAMIGGLALLNRAGVTRPVFYILLGIPLWVAVLKSGVHATLAGVVLAMFIPLGTTGNKHGSNAGHSPLKDLEHALHPWVAFGVLPIFAFANAGVPLGGFTLADTLHPVPLGIVSGLFLGKQVGVMLACWIAVKLGLAARPDGIGWGPLYGAALLCGIGFTMSLFIASLAFEQGGMDWQGLERLGILVGSLISGVAGYFVLRASLKESAPA
- a CDS encoding DUF1211 domain-containing protein: MKRSRMEAFSDGVLAILITIMVLELKVPHGDGLEALLPLVPVFLSYVLSFIYLGIYWNNHHHLLHTVEQVDAPILWANLHLLFWLSLVPFTTGWMGENHFAAATVAVYGVVLLMAALSYFVLQLAIVRSQGPDSLLRKAIGQDWKGKVSIGLYSIAIMLTMVLPELATAVYVLVALMWLLPDRRIERVLITD
- a CDS encoding class I SAM-dependent methyltransferase codes for the protein MSPPVPMPITFQPNIYGKVQNLLPEGAGRRALDVGAGHGHFSHKLQERGYQVDACDFLPELFQCPTIPFRRANLNESLPYEDNQFDLVVSIEVVEHIENHFTFMSELLRVARPGAVIIVTTPNVLSLSSRWHHFLYGYCDCAPVPLDPGMEAYFMQHINPISLPQLIFHAERFGGEVVGVATNRYRKGSLLFMPILYPLLALSLRRKLLGRKYREKEGLHRRHLRWMCTRANLLGRITILQVRKRDLS
- a CDS encoding NAD(P)-dependent oxidoreductase, with protein sequence MTGTQIGFLHPGAMGVSLAASAAASGCVPCWVSEGRSPATRERADSHGLQEVASLRELCERCSILVSICPPHAADAVARQVREMGYRGIYADFNAISPDRMREIGRLQHEAGMKAVDGAIIGPPAWHPDSTTLFLAGPMAQELAECFAAAPLRTRVIGDGIGRASALKMCYAAVSKGRAALNCAVLAAAESLGVRGELESCWDEDQAGSSERIREQARRVTAKAWRFQGEMAEIAATLSAAGVPEGFHEAAGEIYGRMAPFKDAAKLPELDSVLAALRGRQGTDVPGE
- a CDS encoding T9SS type A sorting domain-containing protein yields the protein MNRRQFFKGLGVAGVSSLLPLPVMRTVLAKSGGRETDTCWLTPQETAGPFYFNANLIREDIRTDVDTGVYHDGLPLRMNISVVDEDCTPIPDVIVDVWHADKDGLYSGYVQQGGSTVGQDFMRGIQLTDSAGNCSFITSYPGWYPGRANHVHFKVRLDSTTYVTSQFAFPDAVNDEVHVTPLYAARGVNPTTNSLDSIFQSPEPEHELMDVVSDGDGGYTGSYTIGIAGATAVLREAEYTPDRFWLKPNYPNPFNPSTTLVFNLPTSSTVRLVVFDLAGREVARLAEGQLPAGEHRRTFDGSGLPSGFYFCKLVAGTFSDMQEMLLVK
- a CDS encoding carbonic anhydrase, giving the protein MIPAREALERLREGNLRFAEEDHSLHENSGSSRRNELTSGQTPFAIILGCSDSRVPAEIVFDQGLGDLFVIRVAGNIVAPSLVGSIEFAATKFNTRLVVVLGHTQCGAIEATLEELQQPMNVQSRNLRSIVDRIRPSVESLLVTDLRHNPAALVQQAVRANIRVSVSQLRHGSEVLEQLIHKEGLQIVGAEYSLETGRVEFFDDLTDS
- the recN gene encoding DNA repair protein RecN codes for the protein MLDRLSIRDFALIGQLELEFPAGFTAITGETGAGKSMLLAAVAACLGERVSRDALREGTQGGTGSGARVACVFTTPQGECRVERDLRDDGRSRYLLNGEASNQKQVKALAPTLLDLHSQRDQTRLLDAVQHAALLDSLPAVEPVRARHTHCWQAWETARDAHATLLRQRERDRELRDLWTYQLEELDTLAARPGEDVALAEEQSALSHVEEVKQGAWQSADSLWENEDNIHARLAEIVTQLRQLARWDKRLQPSIAQLDECLVLIEEAGRSLADHAESVELDPERLAVVRERLAVMDKLIRKYGGSLDALLAEQERLSHRLSEQGDPEQRLQEAEQALTRAGRDLDAAAAGLSEARTAGADWLCTRINPLLFELGIEGRGLSVVMEPAAEHDPLGAERPRFLAATNPDSQPAPLEEIASGGELSRIMLALRTVLSEHHEGHCLLFDEIDTGISGRAALAVARRIRELATRHQVICITHLPQIAAAAEHHLGVEKEWDGQRTRITARWLDENGRLDHIAQLQSGHTGPPERAAARRLREQLQTT
- a CDS encoding DUF1569 domain-containing protein, which codes for MADLNQSLAENRRILRELLDTIRACETNWNQPAAPGKWSPAQITEHLARSLEESALVVRGTKNSFPVLPSFLRPVIRLFFLRILRKERLPRARTSRAFNPVTGSATAAAGAARLEAALLTLEQDCRTRVAGGLQVHSGIFGTVGVGDFARFQGLHMRHHHAQYTRIL
- a CDS encoding ion transporter, with product MRPPAGRAAWRNTLHTVIFGHETRGGKAFDLVLIVTILLSVLAMMLDSVSSIRENYGSQLLLLEWIFTGLFTLEYLVRLVCAPRAAGYARSFFGLVDLASILPTYLSLVLPGTQYLQIIRILRVLRVFRVLKLAEYIGEADVLMVAIRNSRRKLSIFIATVFTIAVFLGAAMYVVEGSTHGFTSIPQSIYWTIVTITTVGYGDIAPQTPLGQSLASVIMLLGYAIVAVPTGIVTVELGRSRAARRACPGCSSSDHEQDARYCKLCGSPL